DNA from Tachysurus fulvidraco isolate hzauxx_2018 chromosome 16, HZAU_PFXX_2.0, whole genome shotgun sequence:
agatagtgaggacagctgagaagatcattggggtctctcttccccctACCATGGACATTTACcccacatgctgcatccgcaaagccaacagcattgtggacctCACACATGTTCTTCACCTTACACACCCGTCacactgtatggactgcactggAACGTACAAATCACTCAGTCGGTTGTTGTTTTGcacacaccacatttcaatacTTCATTTAACTGctgttgtaaatgtttacagTTGTTGCACAAGATACTttatagtacagtatacacactggtcagtgctattTTTGTCTtgcattgttttgtattgtctgtgtgCACTGCCCTTGTCTCACACTAGGTTGCACAGGTGGCACTTTATGTGGTTTGGATGTGACATTAGAGATACTCGAGCATGAGTAGATCAGATGTCTGataaatggtgtgaaaaaaCCTCACGCGCAGCTCAGGACTCACAGCTGAGGAGTATCACtgccttttgtttattatactgtatcatatacagtacatgtgtgttttgagtaaagtgtctatatatatatatatatatatatatatatatatatatatatatatatatatatatatattatttattttttttttttattgtgacatatggctaagtacggtgacccatactcagaattcgttctctgcatttgacccatccaaagtgcacacacacagcagtgaacacacaccgtgaacacacacacaccgtgaacacacacccggagcagtgggcagccatttatgctgcagcgcccggggagcagttggggggttcggtgccttgctcaagggcacctcagtcgtggccggcccgagacttgaacacacaaccttagggttaggagtcagactctctaaccattaggccatgacttgcccaaATACATatagaatataatatattagtacagtatacacaacacacaacatacacaacacactgatgtACAGTACTGATATGATACACAacgttttcatttatttcatacagAACTGATAAGAATATAATTACGACCATTCTTCTCTAATCCATTATTGTAATTTTTAGTTTGTGATTCTCTTTTTAATCAATAGAGAGTatgttcacacacatatactgtatacacacaaatacacatgcacagagatacacacacacacacacccacacacacactgagctctgCATTAAGAGAAGTGCTGAGCTGGGATGCCCTGCCAGGGATTTCCTCAGTCTGATGTATTCCCCCACTGTAGTGCGCAGTAATCTACCCCCTGCACACACTCCAGGACGACCTCAGGAGTGTGTTTATTGGAAGAAGCCACACTGCAGATGCAATGCAGAGGCAATAAAACTAGGCAGAATGCAGAGCGGTGCAAGAATCAGTGCAGATTTGCTCAAATGCATTACTTCCAGCTCAGCTGCCACTGGACAAATGAAATGGCATTTTGTGTCTGCAGAGTTAAGATCAATTGATGCTGCGGTACTTACAGCGCCTCAAGCTTCTGCCCGTCTGCTGGACGTTTGTGATGTCCAGCTGACGTCCAGAATTTTTTGCATTTCTCCCAGAACATAAACCGAATGTGAGGATGAATTTACTGTTGGAGACAAAAATCTCACATCACAAGAGATTTATGTAGTCGTGTCTCGAGTACGACAAGCTCATATTATTACTGACTGATTTATTGGTGCTGTAACTAGAGATGATCATCTACAATCCGCCAAAGGGATGATATCTTACAGTACGACAGCAACGAGAGCCAAACCTAcacaaaatatttgctttaaagactctgtgtgtgtttacgaaaTTGAGCCTGTTTACGCCTCAGTATAATCTGACATGGAGAACACATGCAGTCACACACTAATACAAGTCTGCTTTAATGAAAATAACCTTAAATCTACCTGAATCTGTGTCAAGCATCTAATCTGATATTGTTCTCCATCATGGTAAAGACAGAACACACTGCTATCATATTCCTTAGCATATTAACCTTTAAACATGTGTTCATTTAGACAGATGAATCccttgtatataaatataaatatagttcaCACGGGGTTGAGGCGaagttctttattttattcctttaagCTATAAAGGGTTCGTCGCCAATAAGCTGAGAGAAATGTTATAAATTCAGACCTCCACAAAGTTGACCAGAATATCTCTGTCCTAAAGGATGTAGTGAAGCTTTATATCTTAtttaaacaacagaaacaaactcCAACATCTGCACTGAACCTCACACATGAAAACAAAGCCTGATCCTTATTGCTTGTGTTTAACTATCCGTTATTTAGCACAAATTTAATTTTTACCTGCTTTGCTAATCCTGAACAAAGCCTGATTGAAGACGAGCATGTTAAATCATCTAATTTAAATCAATCCTGAAGCAGAGATGAACACGAAGCTGTACTTTCCTGTGGTTCTTTAAggattagtgtgtattagactCATATTAGTGGAGGATATTTAGAATAAACATATTACTCTGGAGATCCAGTTTCTCTCTGGTGCCTGTCACAGCTTGTGGTAGACAAATGAACACCTGACTCATTATTCGCTCCAGCTCACCTTCACGCTGATATAGAAACAGTATTAAAATCATTGACAGATACGAAATACGGCAGTTTACACTGAATGTGATTTCTTAACTCCGTTAATCAGAATAGCTACAATAATATTTCAGgcttgaaaaatattttatttctttcagttattatttgatttatttaaacagcCTGTTGTACTTTATCACGCAGCATGTGGACAATATTGACAGTCTGATTGCACTCAGTCATAGACACAGAGTCTTAAGGACACATGCTAGTAACACATGCCACCCGACTGCAGTGCATCGTGAGATTTCATGTGTGAActagtttcatttcatatatttcaACTATACAAGCGGTATGTTTTTCTTGCACAATCGCACTTACACCAAATGATGTGTTCAAGTGAAACACATTGTGGTTAGGATGAACCAAAACAAGGTTCTCCACAGCGATGCCACAGAAGTAACATTTTTGATTCCCCAAAAAACTTTGCAGTAAACTCCGTCTTTTCTTAgtgccataaaaaaaaacattttccactATACAATGCATCTTTTGTGGAATGGAAAGGTTTATAAATTTTAAACGTCCTTCTTTGAGCATTCACCAAGACCAAGAACTGTTTGagatcttttatttttcatggtTTGTGAAAGGAGACAGGAGACAGGAGACATAACCCAAGGATCACTTTATTGCTCTGTAAACTACAATGTAAAAGCAGCAGCTGACCAAGAGCTCTGATAACAAACCCTCTGAATAGGAAGAATTTCCGTCAAATGCGTGTAAAGTGAattttaaacagaattaatCCACTAGAAATCAGCAGGACGTAGGGAGCTTTACTGGAAATGTCTACTGCCCCCTAGCGGCTTAATAATAAACCCCTGTTCGGTGAGGCAATGGTTTATACAGCATATGTTTTAGTGTCAAAGCAATAATCggcaatgaaataaaattaaatatagttaaataaaaacatagtcAAATTCCGACATGATGGAAAGTCTTTACTGACACTGCAGTTTGTTATAGTAAAATAATTCGAAATTAAATCATTACTAGTCATTTTTTAAGCTCTCCTTAAGAAAACAAGCTTTACGTCGTGTGTTTTATTTACGTTTTTATGAACATTGATGTAATTCAGCTGTAAGATATGAAAAATCTCACCTTCCCATACCGGGAGTCGAACCCGGGCCGcctgggtgaaaaccaggaatCCTAACCGCTAGACCATATGGGAGATGAAAACGAGTGACGTCTCAGTAAACACTTTCCCACAGTCAATCGATTTAACTGGAAACGGtgagtaatgttttttttattcacacgCTTTTAATTAAATTCTACTCCATAACTAACGACTCAGAAGTGCTTTACAGTCACAGACCAAAAGCTTTTACTTGATATTTCGAATATAACCCAATGATTAGTTTTATTAATTAGAATTAATTATAAACAGCTCTTTCCATCCTAAATGACTCCTTGCTGTATTTTAACCTTCATCTTTGTTAATCAATCATTAATGAATTCAGTAAAATGattatataatagaaataagATGTTACAAATCACAGTGCTATTGTTACATGCTGGTCAGACGGACACCTGGACCACCAGGTGAGTCGCCGTGCTCCAAGACTCAGGTCGGCCCACCGCCGACCGCTTCACAGTGAGTTCTGGAATGACACGATGGTGCTGTGTCTTGGATCTGGGAAAGGCTTGACATGGCCCAGGTTGACCGCTTCACATGTACAAAAGTCAGGACACAGTGGTCCATGATAGCAAACTCGGTGGAAGCAGTAGCTTGGCAGATTCCTCCAGGAATGGACCTGTTGTCCCAAAGAGACAGAATGATAAAAGGCCAGTGTGGACACTCAGGACAACAGCAAAGTCCATTCAAAGTTGCTGGTGGTCACTGTAGTGTGTCACACAATGGAAGGTTCCTTCATCTACTAAACTCCTTCATGTGTCAGcgtgaatgtttttctttttacatttgatAAAATGTTGGATCGACAGGCACGACTACACCACGCTACTTCATCTGGTAAGAGACTGTGAATGTGGTgcatacatttattaaattaggTCAGAACTTCAGCTTCAGAACAGTTCATCAAAGTTACATTCATGATATTTTGACAAATATTTATGGCAAACCAACAAAGTAAACCTTATAGCTCTGATGTCCTCTTGAAGATCCGGTGGAAGATTCAGTCACCTCAAAAATTGTCTCTGTCACCATCGTGTCTATAGCACGATCTAGAAACTGTCCGATTGCTTtgaataaatgacataaaatgcAACAATGACAAGTAGCACAGAACAGtcatatacagtggtgtgaaaaagttttggccccctttgatttttttttttttttgcatgtttgtcacactttaatgtttcatatCATCAAACAGATGTAactattagtcaaagataacacaaataaCCACAAcatcagtttttaaatgaaggtttttattattaaaggaaaacaaaatccaaacccacatggccctgtgtgaaaaaaagtatttcaatttgtttgatgatctgaaacattaaagtgtgacaaacatgcaaaaaaaaaaaacaacaaatcaggaaggggccaaaactttttcacaccaccgTATATCTGTATTAGTATTGTACACAAGAAGACACATGCTCACAGTTAGCAGCCCAATTTATTCAAAAGGAACATAAATTACTAGTGAAGGGTTTCTGTAAAGCAGCTCGGTGACAATAAGAgcactacagaaataaaaactctTAACAATGTACTTGAATTTTAGGGCCAAAGAGACAAatcaaatgtataaaaaaaaatgcaccagaacatttttttaaatatttcgaTGGCATCGGCAGCAGGAAATCCCGTAGCTGTGACTTCAGTAGTGTATATTAATGTGGAGAAGTCCGACAGCTAGAAGTTCTTACACCGTGATGACTGACATGGCTTTTCTGGCGTGAATGCGCTGGTGCGTTTGAAACGTGCTCTGCCAGGTGAAACTCTTCCCGCACTGCGAGCAGTGATATGGTTTCTCTTCTGTGTGAATCTGCTGGTGTGTTTGAAGATTACCTTTTTGACTAAAGCTCTTCCCGCACTGCGAGCACTGATACGGTTTCTCCccagtgtgaatgcgctggtgtttTTGGAGATCGCTCTGGCGAGGAAAGCGTTTCCCGCACTCAGAGCAGTGATGTGGCTTCTCCCCCGTGTGAATGCGCCGATGTTGCTGGAGAGAACTCTGGCGAGTGAAAGTCTttccacactccgagcagtgatgTGGCTTCTCTCCCGTGTGAACCACCTGGTGCTGCTGGAGAGAACTCTGTCGAGTGAAGCTCTTCCCGCACTGCG
Protein-coding regions in this window:
- the LOC113647979 gene encoding gastrula zinc finger protein XlCGF7.1-like isoform X2, coding for MLVKEEESEDDGSICTTTVCEMDDDHLQVFCCSWCSLSYTSQTDLEKHIKRSHTDEYEKVVISGEIQCDNLLLTRSSRVRQISYDSVTGNSSLGQMQKVYRCLECGNRFTNKSNLKAHQRIHTGEKPYQCSQCGKSFTRQSSLQQHQVVHTGEKPHHCSECGKTFTRQSSLQQHRRIHTGEKPHHCSECGKRFPRQSDLQKHQRIHTGEKPYQCSQCGKSFSQKGNLQTHQQIHTEEKPYHCSQCGKSFTWQSTFQTHQRIHARKAMSVITV